The genomic interval TctcaaccgggattaatcttGAGTATGATGCATTCTCAAAAACCCTCAACCGTCCTAATCCCATCCATTTTCAAAATAGTGAGATGAGACATGGGATGAGCCTCGTCCTGTCTCATCTAGTATCTAGCCCTACATGATAGTTCAATAGCTTTTAGATGGTAAATCACATCATTGATACgttttaaaaaatttacatcattgaacaaaattagaaaatttaTTATCAGAACGGGTtagaacaaagaagaaaaactaaTTTGGTCCATTATTGTCTAAATAACCTTCATCTTCATTCAATGATTCATTACATAATATGAAAAACAGAACAAAATAGATAATTACATATCCGCTGGTTTGTAGTGTAGTTAGCAAACAAGGATTGACAAGAAATCTGAATTATTTAAAACTTTGTATAAGGATTCAAACAAAGTGGGGGGTTGCCATCCACAATGCTGGGAGGCCTAATTTGTCTGTTTAAGTAAGAGAATAATCATTCTTTGTAACATGCACTTCGAATCATTGGTCGCAAATGATTGGAATAAGTAGTGTACAAGTATACTCCTtcgttttcatttattttcttaGTCTCCCCTGCCCCATTTCCAGTCAAGCTTCCCCATTTTGGACCACTCCATATTTGACCATAAAACAATAATTTGACCGGAGAGTATGCGGATTATTAGGTCAAGTTCCACCGGTGGTGGCCGGCACGAAAATTGTTTAAGGTCGATCATTGTGTTTTCACCTATagattatgttttgattggttttacaagagttttatatattttggttTAATCTACACTTGCACATCTTGAACACTTGAAGTCTTTTGTGTtgtagaaaaaaattaatcactTATTCACttaattgttatatatataatagccaTGACTGTTTTAGTTAGTGTCACAGATAAAACTTTAGACACTACCCATAATAGGAGCAAAGACTAAAATTTCGGCGAGAACAGAAATATAAAGGGAATTTAGACGGAAATTTCGGagaatttcaattttaaaaaaataattgagtaaattgatagaaatttatataaaaaatagaaatttagAATAAACTTTTGAGAGATgtatatttgatcaattatctaatGTAAGTCCCGAATTATTGACGAGCTAAATTGAGATCGTACAATGATTATTTTACGATTTTAGTGATTAATACAGTAAATGCTCAAGAatgttatttgtgagtttcgaTCCAGTAAATATGTTGATCGAAGATGATGGTATTAGTGTACACGTTAGGACGAGTGCGTAAGAATTTTCGGGAAATTTTATGGACTCCCGAGCAATTTTATATGATTTTCCGAAGTTTAGAAATATAGAGAATTTATTGGAAAATCAGAAATTGTTACGATACAATCGGGACCGTAGGATTGTGATTGATTATTCTTAGCCATTGGATTTTAATGGCTGGTTATATGTTTAAGGATAAGTTgaagagaaaaggaaaaagaaggaaaaaaaaaaaagaaaaaaaaaagagaagcaAGATCGAGCTCTGCGCGACCCAGAGCACCGCGCGCGACGCCGCGTCCCTCCGCCTCCGTCAGGCCATCTCCGGCCGGAGCACCGGCTGCATCGTGACCGCCTCATCGTCGCCGTCCTCCCCGTGGCCGTTTTCCTTCCTATATCCAACGGAGGAGAGAGAATCGAAGAAGGAAAGGCCGACAGCTCCTGCATGACTCCGACGACTTCGCAGCTTCGGTCCGGCGTCCTCCGGCCACCGTTTGGGTCGATTTTTGTATGAAATCCATCTCCTCTTCACGTTCTACAAGTCCATATAATTGGTTTTTTGGATTGGATGCAGTTTTGATGAATTTGTTTTCTGGGTTCAtggtgttcttcatgttcttcgacGTCGGGACTGACTTGGCTTTCTTGGCTCGATTTATTCCTTCCTTGTGTCCTGTGGTTGAGCTTGAAGTGGCTTAGTAGCTGATTTACAAGGTTCCTTAATTAAAGTGCAGGTAGCAGAGAGTTTCTTGCCCATCAATTCGTTGGAAAGTTCTCCTGCTAATTGGGATTTTCCAAAGGTAAATTGAAGCTTTCATTGGAAGGATTGGTTTAACTATATGGCTGCTGTGATTTCTGTTTTGGAATGGAATCATGTAGTTGTCAGAGAGTTTGCAAGATTGGTTAATTCCATGTTGGTAGAATTATAGCATTGAATTCAAGTTGGTTTCATTGTAATGCTACTGTGGTttactattttatttgaaattgagTGGCAATTGGGAAGTCCTTTGTTCATTGTTTTGCCCAGTTAATTACTCTGAAGATGAATTGGACTTGAGGGTATattttccttgattgatttctGGCCAGTATCCTTGTTAGAGTGATTGAAGTGTGATCAGTTCCATTTTATTATGGAAATTTGGGAGATTGCTTTTATACAGGAAGTTGGTTGCAGCTTAATTAAACTGTGAATTGAGGGCTTTTCTGGTTATTACTTTAATCAGTGATTTGGATGAGATGTTGCTTCACGTTATTAGTCTAGAACTTGATAAACTAATGCTATTTGACATTCAGCTAAGTATACGAATGTAAAGGAATTGATTTGGATGAAGTAAATTGGTTGGAAGGTGTGGTAAGAGAATTAGTCAGGAAAAGTTAGAACActtgtggaatatatataacaaGTGTGTTGTTACTGTGTGGAACCTGGACAGATAATTGAGAAGAGTTCATGTTGGAATTATGCAAGAAAAGTTTATTGGGTGGCCTTAGTAATTGGGCACGTATGTATTGAGAATCTTGCACCGGTTCTCAAGTACAGATGTTTATGAAAGTTTGTCATTCATTTACTcatttatttaaattggttTTACATTGGGTACCTACTAATGTTTTCAAAGTTAATCGAGAAACCCCACACCAGTGTGTCTGCAGGTATTGTGCATTGATACATGATAGTGGAGGATGGGGCATGGTGGGTTATACAGGGTCTGTTAAACCGTTTCTCGGTTTTCATTGTAGATTCTATCTCATTGTTTGTAGTCTTCAGAACTTAATTAAAGCTAGTTCCTTGTTTAGTTTTGTTGGTATTCCTTTCTTCCAGTTCGTTATTTTGGAATATCAATTGTATCAAGTTATGGACGCACAAATTTATTTCCtatatgaaatttttttcacctcaaaattattttaagcTTCCATTGCGATACTTGTAAATTTCTTTATACAAATTGCCTTgtgtttttttaaaatataaatcaAGTTTTCGGTTTACGTTTTATCGACTCGCGACACTGTGACGTACTTAAGTTGGTGAGGTGCAGTTTGGGGCGTTACATCTACTATATTTCATAAgttattatataactattagttaATAGTGAGTTGTAATAATTGTAGATGAAACAATCGTcaagaattattaaaaaataaaaatctattttatatatatatatagctgggAACTCAAATGAAGGTGAAGTCATCACAccttatatacatatgatatattaaacatgaaattacatgagtgaTTTAAAACCACATAGAGAATCTATGAGGTATACaattttcatcatcttcttgaGTAGAGCCCTGagtatattgtgaagaatATTCATTAAATTAGAGCTCTAAATacacaaataatattaaactAATAATTAAACAAGTAAAATTATTGACTAAAACAAGTATTATTATAATTAACTAAAACAACAAGTAAATTACAACTTAATAATAGTAATATACTTACTACcaaggaagaaaaaagaatatcaACAAAGCATCACTCACTAATATATCTGGTACTTCtctcaacaaaaaatataaatttagaaCTTGATACTAATATATTTGTAATTAGGAAAATAAAGGAGTAGAGGTGCAACAATGCATTACATCGATCGTGGATGTATagtgttttaattttaaaagtagataaaaatgaattgtagatatatattgaaagatagaaaatatcaattattattttatgttggAGTATTGAAAAATCTGATGGCCTGACACGTGTCGATATTTTCACTGAAAAATGTTTGACATATTTGGAATATATCCATATTCCGAAAATCGAAAAATTTAGTCGAAATATCAAGGAAAATTTCAATATTTCAATCCTTACATGGGAGTGAACTCAAAGATCGGGCTAATCAACTTATTAACTCAAGTAGTGGATTCCATATCCTGGCTTGATATTGGCCCAAATGCCTAAGATGCTTTTCGAAACTTGGAGAGTGACATAACGAACAAATTCTCTGTGAAAAATGTCTAGCTTTATTCcttccatcttcttcttcatctcagCTCCATCCAAGCCCCCAAAAGCAAACGAAAAGGCAACTTCATTCCTACATTTTCGTTTTCAGAATAAGTTCCTTTGCACTTGACCTAATACAGTCTCCCTGTGGATCCAAAACCATGAAGAAGGTGCATCCCTCCCTCAGCAAGCCGAGCATCTCGTACAACGTTGCATCATCTTCGACGCCGAAGAAACTCCGGAGACTCCCTCACGTGTTCGCCAAGGTTCTCGAACTTCCTCTCCACTCCTGCGCCGATGTCTCCATCCAAGAAACCTCCGAGTCTTTCCGTTTCTCTGTGGCTGTTCCCGCTGATCATCAAGTATACCACGACGAGGTTGTCCAGGCCAACGCGATAGAGATTTATCCGGGGGTGACTAAGATTGTGATACAAAAGGCTAACGGTGGTGACTTTTCGCCGGCGGTGAATGTCTTCGGCGACCATTTCGATAAGTGGAGGTATCGGCTCCCTGCTTCGACGAGACCGGAGTTGGCTAATGCTACGTATGCTGGTCAAGTACTGGTAGTGACTGTTCCAAAGAACCATGATCATGATCGTAGCACGCGAGAGGAGcaaaaagaagatgaaaatgttAGGGTAATTGTTATACAGTGATGTTATCGATCTAGCTAGCTACCatcaaatgatcatgtcaatcAATTTGGATTACTGTGATGATTGATTGACCATTTGTTATTATTCTAGTTGGTGCATGTATCAAAAACATATAATCAAGATGTGGCTAAAGAAAATCTCGTTGCTTTGTCGCTGTGATTTTCCAATCACGCATGAACATCATGCATCAGGACAGTTTTGGAATTATCTTACAATTATATGAGAGTTGATATGATCTATTTCACAGACAAATCAGATATCGATTCGCTAGCTCACTTAATCGATCGATCCAGGCATCCAGCATCAATAATGCATGTGGATCACCTTGAAACAACTGATCGAGTTTAGTGGGTTATGTAGATCGATGAGGATATGTCCCTTCTTTTACATTTAAACTCTTGAACCATGCTAGTATGATTATGAGAGGTTACAAACTTATAATCATCGCTCTTCCATTATAACGCTTAATGCATTTTCTACAAAACGCTAGCTTCTAGTATTAGAATGTTCCCCAAAATGTagttataaacttataatcAATCATACACACTTTTCATTAATCACTACTTACCTAAATTCACTTCCAAGGGCCAAGGCCAGTTGTGTGTGTACACAAGACAAAGACAGGTGCTAGGTTAAACGCGCGGTTCTATCTGAAGACAGAAGAAGGCGTAGTCCACTTTGTTAGAGTCAATTGCTCGATTGGGCTCAACCGCTCAACTTGGAACTCTAGTGTCACACTGCCACCCGTAGAACAAAGCTCCACATCCTACGTCCGCCACCTGTGTCCTGAAAGACCCTGGTGTCAAGTTATCAGTCCTCCGTCCTCTTAAACTAAATTCACTTCATTGTTACTCTTAAACTAAAGAACACATTTTGAAACAGTTATCTTCCACTCCAAGCATGATTCAGGAACAACAACATCGACCCCAGCAGGGTGATGACCAGCTGGAACCAATCAAGTATGGAGACGTCTTCAACGTCTCCGGTGAGTTGGCGTCCAAGCCTATAACGCCACGCGATGCAGCCACCTTGTAGTCCTCGGAGAAACTCAGAAAGGCAGCCCGGCCGCAGTCATGCAGTCGGCGGCTACATACAATGAGCGAGCCGGTCTAGTCGGCCATCATGACGCCACCGTTGCTGATACGGAGGAAGGTGTTACcgttgttggagaggagagatcccacatctaagaagtgacaaagaaaataaagcttataagtgggtggataataaccaattgtaccgaggccttttgtgattaaaacccaacacctgtgaggtggctaagttgggacaatatcggtatagttggtccacgggccacgcttgtcgctgtttaacatggtatcagagcgggtccctctccagtcgcacctccaatctttcgtgggcccgagtcgggtgccactttgtcatgccatcggaggatttccgattggatgaccactaagtgtcgttggttactggaccttagtttctttcatcccagtatgtgggatgttaatctgtcacgtgcagacctaaaaattaggttgcacgtgagggggcgtgttggagaggagagatcccacatctaagaagtgacaaagaaaataaagcttataagtgggtggataataaccaattgtaccgaggccttttgtgattaaaacccaacacctgtgaggtggctaagttgggacaatatcggtacagttggtccacgggccacgcttgtcgctgtttaacaacCGTCTCAGAATCAATCAATCTCGATGGTAATAGAGTTATCACGGAAAGAGTTGCTGGGTAGGTACTTTTTTAGttggtaaaaatatatatacatcacgAACTTACTTTGAATGCGTattttatatgtattgtaATAGACTAAATAGTCTTGTGTGCCACTGTTGTTTCTCTTTCGATTCTGTAATTTTTGTTGGGAAATCCAAATCTCGTTCACCAgttcttgtatatatatatttcttctgtttttgttGTAAATACTAAGTAACACTGGTTCACATTCAAACTTTATCGCTGAATATGATAGGTTGTGGGAAGATGTGTGGAGCCACCACCTTGAGCACGATGCGATCACAATTGGCGAGGCACTCGAGGCAACTGCTCTCTCTGCCGGTGATAAGCCGATCGACCAAAGCGATGCAGCTGCGATTCAAGCCGCAGATCGAGATGAGAGCCGCTGGAGTGAGATAGCTCTCGGAGGTTTGGCTGCtattgttggagaggagagatcccacatctaagaagtgacaaagaaaataaaacttataagtgggtggataataaccaattgtaccgaggtctTTTgtaattaaaacccaacacatgtgaggtggctaagttgggacaatattaggtacagttggtccacgggccacgcttgtcgttgtttaacatGATATCAGAGCaggtccctctccagtcgcgtctccaatctgtcgtgggcccgagttgggtgccactttgtcatagGCCTAAGACgggtgtcattatcatgtcatcggagATTTTCCGATTAgatggtcaccaagtgtcgttggttactagaccttggtttatttcgtcccagtatgtgggatgttaatctgtcacgtgcatacctaaaaaattaggttgcacgtgaggggatgtgttggagaggagagatctcacatctaagaagtgacaaagaaaataaagtttataagtgggtggataataaccaattgtatcggggccttttgtgattaaaacccaacacttgtgaggtggttaagttgggacaatatcagtACAGTTAGTCCACGGGCCACActtgtcgttgtttaacatgatatcagagcgggtccctctccagttgtgtctccaatctgtcgtgggcccgagtcgggtgtcactttgtcatgggcccaagacgggtgtcattatcatgtcatcggagagtttccgattggatagtcaccaagtgtcgttggttactggatcttggtttatttcgtcaCAGTATGTGGAATGTTAAtttgtcacgtgcagacctaaaaattaagttgcacgtgaggggacatgttggagaggagagattccacatccaagaaatgacaaagaaaataaaggttataagtgggtggataataaccaattgtaccgaggtctTTTgcgattaaaacccaacacctgtgaggtggctaagttgggacaatatcgatACAGTTGGTCCACAGGCCACGCTTTTCGCTGTTTAACAGCTACAGCTCAGTATGCAGTGTCTGTTAACGCAAGGGAGGCTGAGAAGACCAAGCTGGCAGATGATTTAGAGGATGCCACTCAAAAAATGGGTGGAGACAAAGCAGTGACTTGTGAGGATGCGAAAGCGGTTATAGGAGCAGTGATAAGGAACAACCCTAATATGAGCACTACGCCGGGTGGAATTGCTGAATCGGTAGCTGCTGCCCTTAGGCTTAATCAGAACATCTATTGATAGAATGCTTGATAAGGACCGTGTGAGCGTAAATTACGGGTAGTAGGTGAATGAGGAAATAGTGGAGGGAATTACGGGTAGTGGAGAACActttatatgtgtatatatagatgattGTTGTGTAATAATATCAATAAGCAAGATTAATTTCCTCTTGGCATCAGAGCctgtttttctttgttcttgctctgtttttctgggtttctctCCCGAGCACAGTCAACGTCGCCGCCGCTGTCTTCTCCCACTTCCAACCGGCTCCGGCTCTGCACGTCGACGTCACCGCAGCTTTCTGACGTTTTTCACGTCGCCTCCACCCCTGCACGGTTGTTGCTGCCCTCCGAGTCGTCGACGGTGTTCGTTCGGCTCCTCAGTGTTCTTCTGTCCACCAGACGACGTCGCCACTTCCGCTCTTGTCCGGTGTTTCCCGTCGACATCGTCGCTTCCTTCCGCCGGCCCTTGCGTGATCTCGACGTCACCGCTGCCCTACAACGTCGCCGTTTATGCTCCGACGTTGCCGCTGCTGTTCCTGCACTCCTCAGCCGTCTCTGCTGCTGCGTGACGTCACCGCCGCTCCATCAACGTCGCCGCTGCCCTCCGACGTTGCCGTCAACGTCGCCATCACCACCAACGTCGCCGCTGCTCTCCAGATTCTCGTCCTCTTTCTTTCGGTGATTCTCTCCGCCCCGCCCCACCCCGGCTTGATTCAACCCGACCCGCTTCAGCCCAAACCGATACAGCCCGGCCCAATTACACACAGACAGGCCCAAATACACGACCCGGTCCTTCGACCCGACCCAGTTCGCCGACCCGACCTTTAATCCTGCAGTTTTGTTGTCAGTGCCGGTGCACCGACAGAGCAAGTGCACCCACAACCGATTCTTGTTAGTTTTTTCTTGTCATATTTCGATTTCATGGGTTCTGGAGATGAAGCAGAGGGTTCTACGGttccgaaatttgaagtatctgtcaagagttctgatATCGGTTCTTTTGGGGGCGTCAAACTCAAtgggaccaatttccgtaaatgaaAGCGAATTATGgcagctcatcttcgaggcatgcacaaaaTGGGGCATGTTACCGGAGTCACTAAAGCTCCAAGTACtgatgatattgttgcctatactaagtgggacgacgataatggtcttgtcatgtcagttttgtggaaagctatgaatgacgagatcgttgatttggtggaggcatgtaaTACTGCGCAGGCGATCTGGGAGACACTAGAAggtttatatactaatgactctgatttcattcaggttcatgagttaatgtgcacatcTTTAGCAATGCAGCAGGATGGACAACCAGTGtcgcactatttcaccaaactcaaaaatatttgggctgaaattgatgtgaaacgtccttgcatgatcaagaatcaataggatattgtttggtaccaaaaggagaaggagcttgaacgagttcaccatttcctgaaaatGTCTTGATGCGaagcataacagtgcgaaaggcgAATTGCTCCGAAAGACCGAACCTCCTAGTCTACTCAccgctttcacatatatctgtAAGGATGAATCGCAGCAGGAGAGTCTTCTTCCCACACCCGTCGcagtttccagccttactattcATGCTCGATCTCCAGCACCACCCCTTCCGCAAGCTACTTCAGCTCCTCTTCATcagcaaggaccaccaccaggcttcgggaatttGCCCCggcctccttgctcttattgtcatgatactaaccatgctcgttcgacctgttggaaattgtatccacaccttaggcccaagtggcctaattatcgtcccaaaGCGAAAGCATCTATTAAGTTAGTCCAAGAAcctgatatctatggtgtggttgggcatgatcatcataccgcGGGAAGCGCTctacctaccgcatccatagctcatcgtggtaaaattggtatggctttgaatatttctaactttgttggttttgatacatggattattgattctggtgcatctgatcatatgacttatgacaaatcttattttaccgtattgtctcctccacctgtaccctatgttactaatgctaatggtgaggcatttcccGTCTTAGGGAAATGGTCAGTTcatattactcccaccatagagcttcacaatgtgctatatgtacccgctttatctcatcatttgctctttgttccccaattaaacactgacgctaagtgttctgtgacattttttcctatgtatgtgatatttcaagatcttctcaccggggagttggttggtcgggggtatctgaggggccggttgtttcatctggatcagacgtATGCCGGGGCAAAACCAGGAGCAcaatctcggaccgctttaatctccacttctgacaagctaagtgaagtttggttatgacatcgtcgcttagggcattcATCTTTTCGTGTTATGAAACAatatatgcctactttgtCTATTCGTGTCGATGAGTCccttttacgttgtgagacgtgtgttttgggcaaaagTCATAGAtttacttattcccctagtattTCTCCCAAAcgtattcttccttttgaattaattcattctgatgtttaggGACCCTTCAAAGCTCCTATTGTATCtgggatgcggtattatgtgtcatgtattgatgattgcactcgtctttcgtggattgttcttctcaaaactaaagatgaggttttttcaGCTTTTCAATCCTTTCATATCACTGTTAAAACACAATACAATGCCACtattagagttcttcgttctgataacggggggggggaatatgtgaatcgtgtctttcaggagttctttcaCACACACAGGATTGTTCATCAagcaacgtgtccttacacacctgagcaaaatggggtttctgaaaggaaaaatcgtcatttacttgatatggctcggtgtattctttttagtgcacATATGCCTACATacatttggggtgatgctgtcatcacttccgcccacctcattaatcgtcttccctctcgtgtaCTTCAAGAGAatgttccatatgaggtgcttgcttctcatgtctcattaccctcttttcataatcttcctgccagtgttttcggttgtgttggttttgtccatcttccataTCATCAgcggtctaagttggatgctcggacagttaaatgtgtgtttgttgggtatggaaGCCATCAAAAAGGATATcgatgctatcatccacctaccaggaagtactatgtcactatggatgttactttctttgaagatatgagctattttacctcttctgatactgctcttcagggggagaattcttattttgaagagttgtatcatgaagAGGGGGAGCCTAGTGAGCCAGTAACAGGTTCCGTTGaaattaccaatgtgtcagctccACAGGAACTACCGGATGATTCTGGTGTAGTCACtccagaagatgacaacacaactacccctcatgtctcccgtattacccctgaccaatgctctcctggtacagaagatcctcctggtacagaagctcactcatctgaggttagtcattctattggggctaatactagtgaagATAATATTAGACAATATGtattgccaaataggtctac from Argentina anserina chromosome 2, drPotAnse1.1, whole genome shotgun sequence carries:
- the LOC126784563 gene encoding uncharacterized protein LOC126784563, whose translation is MKKVHPSLSKPSISYNVASSSTPKKLRRLPHVFAKVLELPLHSCADVSIQETSESFRFSVAVPADHQVYHDEVVQANAIEIYPGVTKIVIQKANGGDFSPAVNVFGDHFDKWRYRLPASTRPELANATYAGQVLVVTVPKNHDHDRSTREEQKEDENVRVIVIQ
- the LOC126784144 gene encoding LOW QUALITY PROTEIN: late embryogenesis abundant protein D-34 (The sequence of the model RefSeq protein was modified relative to this genomic sequence to represent the inferred CDS: inserted 1 base in 1 codon); this encodes MIQEQQHRPQQGDDQLEPIKYGDVFNVSGELASKPITPRDAATLXVLGETQKGSPAAVMQSAATYNERAGLVGHHDATVADTEEGVTFLLWEDVWSHHLEHDAITIGEALEATALSAGDKPIDQSDAAAIQAADRDESRWSEIALGATAQYAVSVNAREAEKTKLADDLEDATQKMGGDKAVTCEDAKAVIGAVIRNNPNMSTTPGGIAESVAAALRLNQNIY